The following are from one region of the Myxococcales bacterium genome:
- a CDS encoding RluA family pseudouridine synthase, which produces MRIEVDAVSAGERLDGLIAARCGLSLRQARALLEGGAVRVSGGSLAKGRRMEAGAWIEVDVGEAPAEVVLRPQPEVQLVVLYEDEHLVAVNKPGPLPSHPLRADEGPTAAGALIARFSECASASEDPREGGLGHRLDRGTSGVLLAARTRTAWHGLRAALGDVSCEKSYLAEVAGHTPLSEVVFEPIGRGGPRGGQAVVGGGRDPLPARTEVERVALRSQSTLVRARLASGRVHQVRAHLAHLGHPVLGDEVYADGPARLIAAALQVDGLRLHAESVRLQHPVTGTPLRVTAPPPDWAR; this is translated from the coding sequence ATGCGCATCGAGGTGGACGCTGTGTCCGCGGGCGAGCGGCTCGACGGGCTGATCGCTGCGCGATGTGGCCTTTCGCTTCGGCAGGCACGCGCGTTGCTCGAGGGAGGCGCGGTGAGGGTTTCGGGGGGAAGCCTCGCGAAAGGCCGCCGCATGGAGGCAGGGGCATGGATCGAGGTGGACGTAGGTGAGGCGCCCGCGGAGGTCGTCTTGCGGCCGCAGCCCGAGGTGCAGCTGGTCGTGCTCTACGAGGACGAACACCTTGTGGCCGTGAACAAGCCAGGACCGCTGCCTTCGCACCCCCTGCGCGCGGACGAGGGCCCCACCGCGGCGGGCGCGCTCATCGCGCGGTTCTCCGAGTGTGCCAGCGCGTCCGAAGATCCGCGTGAGGGCGGCCTGGGCCACCGCCTGGATCGAGGCACGTCTGGCGTGTTGCTGGCGGCCCGCACGCGCACCGCCTGGCATGGCCTGCGGGCCGCGTTGGGTGATGTGTCCTGCGAAAAGTCGTACTTGGCCGAGGTGGCGGGGCACACGCCCTTGTCGGAGGTGGTCTTCGAGCCCATCGGGCGGGGCGGTCCCCGTGGGGGTCAGGCCGTGGTGGGCGGAGGGCGGGATCCCTTGCCGGCCCGGACCGAGGTCGAGCGGGTGGCTCTGCGGTCCCAGTCCACCTTGGTACGGGCTCGCCTGGCCTCGGGGCGCGTTCATCAAGTGCGCGCCCATCTTGCCCACCTGGGACACCCCGTTCTCGGCGACGAGGTGTACGCCGACGGGCCCGCACGCCTCATCGCCGCTGCTTTGCAGGTCGATGGCCTCAGGCTGCACGCCGAATCGGTGCGGTTGCAACACCCCGTGACGGGCACGCCCTTGCGGGTCACGGCGCCTCCACCCGACTGGGCCCGCTGA
- a CDS encoding FAD-dependent oxidoreductase: MSLEAVMGSGAAAAGHWVAVIGGATAGAEVAAHLADKQVNVVVFDQNPRPYGKIEDGLPRWHEALRKKEYHLIDDKLTRPRVHYVPLCKIGRDVDFDDLTDRWGFSVVVLACGAWRDRTLPLPEAARFVGKGLVYQNPFVVAFNHAEAPGQPGPPLADGALVIGGGLAAIDVAKILMLETTRRALALQGVDAPLVELEHKGIPAFLTAHGLQFADLGLRACTIVYRRREEDMPLVEIQDGADAAQIDKTQKTRLRILHHAQEKFLFRVQPLALAEAILPDEDGHVRALRIRRAKAKDHDTLTPTDDLFDMPTTLIVSAIGSVPEPIKGVPLRGELFDFSDWHLGRLASHSNVFSVGNVVTGRGNIAASRKHAREISESAVAAFLGLNADRAAESEVAFQLSAPARSQAQNVAHAVAIQLETQVPPASSTLLTRVHALQARVGYTGDYAAWIAAHPPRA, encoded by the coding sequence ATGTCCCTCGAGGCCGTGATGGGATCCGGAGCGGCGGCTGCCGGACACTGGGTGGCGGTGATTGGCGGTGCCACGGCAGGCGCCGAGGTGGCCGCCCACCTCGCCGACAAGCAGGTGAACGTGGTGGTGTTCGATCAGAACCCACGCCCCTACGGCAAAATCGAGGACGGTCTGCCGCGCTGGCACGAAGCGCTGAGGAAGAAGGAATACCACCTCATCGACGACAAGCTCACGCGCCCGCGGGTGCACTACGTGCCCCTGTGCAAGATTGGGCGTGACGTCGACTTCGACGATCTCACGGATCGTTGGGGCTTCTCCGTCGTCGTGCTGGCCTGTGGGGCCTGGCGGGACCGCACGTTGCCGTTACCCGAGGCTGCGCGCTTCGTGGGCAAGGGGCTCGTTTACCAAAACCCCTTCGTCGTCGCGTTCAATCACGCCGAAGCCCCTGGGCAGCCCGGCCCGCCCCTCGCAGACGGCGCGCTGGTCATCGGAGGGGGTCTTGCCGCGATCGACGTCGCGAAGATCCTGATGCTGGAGACCACCCGGCGGGCCTTGGCGCTCCAGGGCGTCGACGCCCCCCTGGTCGAGCTCGAGCACAAGGGCATCCCCGCCTTCCTCACGGCGCACGGTCTGCAGTTCGCCGACCTCGGTCTGCGCGCCTGCACGATCGTCTACCGCCGTCGGGAAGAAGACATGCCGCTCGTCGAGATTCAGGACGGCGCTGATGCGGCCCAGATCGATAAGACCCAGAAAACCAGGCTGCGCATCTTGCACCACGCGCAGGAGAAGTTTTTGTTCCGCGTGCAGCCGCTCGCGCTCGCCGAGGCGATCCTGCCGGACGAAGACGGGCACGTGCGGGCACTCCGCATCAGGCGTGCCAAGGCGAAAGACCACGACACCCTGACCCCCACCGACGATCTCTTCGATATGCCGACCACGCTCATCGTGAGTGCGATCGGCAGCGTGCCAGAGCCCATCAAAGGGGTTCCTTTGCGCGGCGAGCTCTTCGATTTTTCGGACTGGCACCTGGGCCGCCTCGCCAGCCACTCGAACGTGTTTTCCGTGGGCAACGTGGTCACCGGCAGAGGCAACATCGCGGCCTCGCGCAAGCATGCCCGCGAGATCTCCGAGTCCGCCGTCGCCGCTTTTTTGGGCCTCAACGCCGACCGTGCGGCCGAGTCGGAGGTGGCATTCCAGCTCTCCGCCCCCGCGCGCAGCCAGGCCCAGAACGTGGCCCACGCCGTGGCGATACAGCTCGAAACACAGGTCCCGCCGGCGTCCTCGACCCTGCTCACGCGTGTCCATGCTTTGCAGGCCCGCGTGGGATATACCGGCGACTACGCCGCCTGGATCGCGGCGCATCCGCCCCGCGCCTGA